One Rosettibacter firmus genomic window carries:
- a CDS encoding LacI family DNA-binding transcriptional regulator, with protein sequence MNNRKRKVTLKDIARELSLTPATVSKALRDFNDISEETKLRVKEKCKEMGYRPNILARSLITNKSKILGVLIPDLRISFFSEAVRGMYEEASNKGYECLLMVHDEDSIKERKKIEFLSDIGVDGLLLNAAGGDENYQLYKNLDEEGIKIVCWDRKIDELPFISVKIDDVDAAYELTSEMIKEGRRNILFLGPNTLIPVCRDRFIGYQKALKDFGIEFNPDLVLQTFRSIEDSYKKMTDLLESGIKIDAVISIGGLITYGAGKAILDKNLSIPDDILLGEFGDNTIVARLGVPYYTVDQNPYLIGKTATDMLIDILENKKSYEDFSDVFVQYKIVKR encoded by the coding sequence GTGAATAATAGAAAAAGGAAAGTAACATTAAAAGACATTGCTCGTGAATTATCTCTCACGCCAGCAACAGTTTCTAAAGCACTTCGTGATTTTAATGATATCTCTGAAGAGACAAAGTTACGTGTCAAAGAAAAATGTAAAGAAATGGGTTATCGCCCAAATATTTTAGCACGCTCTTTAATCACTAATAAAAGTAAAATTTTAGGAGTTTTAATTCCAGACTTAAGGATTTCATTCTTTTCAGAGGCTGTAAGAGGTATGTACGAAGAAGCAAGCAATAAAGGTTATGAATGTTTATTGATGGTGCATGATGAAGATAGCATAAAAGAAAGAAAAAAAATTGAATTTTTATCTGATATTGGTGTAGATGGACTTTTACTTAATGCAGCTGGTGGAGATGAAAATTATCAATTATATAAAAATTTAGATGAAGAAGGAATTAAAATTGTTTGCTGGGATCGAAAAATTGATGAACTGCCCTTCATTTCAGTTAAAATTGATGATGTTGATGCTGCTTACGAATTAACTTCCGAAATGATTAAAGAGGGTAGAAGAAATATTCTGTTCCTTGGACCAAATACTCTTATACCTGTCTGTAGAGATAGATTTATTGGTTATCAAAAAGCATTAAAAGATTTTGGCATTGAATTTAATCCTGACCTTGTATTGCAAACCTTCAGAAGTATTGAAGATAGTTATAAAAAAATGACTGACTTGCTTGAATCTGGAATTAAAATAGATGCAGTAATTAGTATTGGTGGTCTTATAACTTATGGTGCAGGAAAAGCTATACTTGATAAAAACTTATCCATACCAGATGATATTTTACTTGGTGAATTTGGTGATAATACAATTGTAGCAAGATTAGGTGTTCCATATTATACTGTTGATCAGAATCCTTACTTAATTGGTAAGACAGCCACTGATATGTTAATTGATATTTTAGAAAATAAAAAAAGTTACGAAGATTTTTCTGATGTGTTTGTTCAATATAAAATAGTTAAAAGATAA
- a CDS encoding rhamnulokinase yields the protein MEEKKFIAFDLGAESGRCMVGVLANEKLSLHEIHRFETPNIKLNNGFHWDILAIYKEILEGLKKAKKYFSNDFVSIGIDTWGVDYVLLDPDDRILGYPYHYRDVRTDNMMEEAFKIVTKEEIYQNAGIQFLQINTLYQLLSEKKRKLNLLNVADKILFVPDFLNFLLSGKKLSEYSIASTSSLVDPFQRNWSWKLIDAFGLPKKIFPEIVEPGTVLGNILPSVAQATDLSKDISIIATTCHDTASAVVSVPALDNDWAYLSSGTWSLMGIEVHNPITTQEALINNFTNEGGFENTIRFLKNIIGLWPIQECRRYWTEKLNSNFNYSELISMARENGPANSWVDLNDPRFLKAGEMPEKVIAYLNETEQEIKTDFGFIIRVIIESLAFSYRDTFRKIESITGKKLKRLHIVGGGIQNELLTQLTADALNCEVVAGPVEGAVIGNIGVQAISKGIIKNLSEWRKLVANSFELKVYKPQHTDYFDENEHKYNNILKHKN from the coding sequence ATGGAAGAAAAAAAATTTATTGCTTTTGATTTAGGTGCAGAAAGTGGTCGATGTATGGTGGGGGTATTAGCCAACGAAAAGTTATCCCTGCATGAAATACATCGATTTGAAACACCTAATATTAAATTAAATAATGGATTTCACTGGGATATTCTTGCAATCTATAAAGAAATTTTAGAAGGATTAAAAAAAGCAAAAAAATATTTTAGTAATGATTTTGTAAGTATTGGAATTGATACATGGGGAGTAGATTATGTTCTTCTTGATCCAGATGATAGAATACTTGGTTATCCATATCATTATCGAGACGTTCGAACAGATAATATGATGGAAGAAGCATTTAAGATTGTTACAAAAGAAGAAATATATCAGAATGCCGGGATACAGTTTTTACAAATTAATACTTTATATCAATTGCTTTCAGAGAAAAAGAGAAAATTAAATTTGCTAAATGTTGCCGATAAAATTTTATTCGTACCAGATTTTCTAAATTTTTTATTGTCAGGTAAAAAATTATCAGAATATTCTATTGCATCTACTTCAAGTCTTGTTGATCCTTTCCAGAGAAATTGGTCATGGAAACTAATCGATGCTTTTGGATTACCAAAAAAAATATTTCCTGAAATTGTAGAACCTGGTACTGTATTAGGAAATATTTTACCTTCGGTTGCACAGGCTACAGATTTAAGTAAAGATATTTCAATTATTGCTACAACATGTCACGATACTGCTTCGGCTGTAGTATCTGTACCTGCATTAGACAACGACTGGGCTTATTTAAGTTCTGGCACATGGTCATTAATGGGTATTGAAGTTCATAATCCAATCACAACTCAAGAAGCATTGATTAATAATTTTACAAATGAAGGTGGTTTTGAAAATACTATTCGGTTTCTTAAAAATATAATTGGATTATGGCCTATTCAAGAATGTAGAAGATACTGGACTGAAAAATTAAATAGCAACTTCAATTATTCCGAATTAATTTCAATGGCAAGAGAAAATGGTCCAGCAAATTCCTGGGTTGATTTAAACGATCCACGATTTCTAAAAGCAGGGGAAATGCCAGAAAAAGTTATAGCTTACTTAAATGAAACTGAGCAAGAAATTAAAACAGATTTTGGATTTATAATTAGAGTTATTATAGAAAGCTTAGCTTTTTCTTATAGAGATACTTTTAGAAAAATTGAATCTATAACAGGTAAAAAATTGAAAAGACTCCATATTGTTGGTGGTGGTATTCAAAATGAACTTCTAACTCAATTAACAGCTGATGCTTTGAATTGTGAAGTAGTTGCAGGTCCAGTTGAAGGAGCAGTAATAGGAAATATTGGTGTACAGGCTATTTCAAAAGGCATAATAAAAAATCTTAGTGAGTGGAGAAAGTTAGTAGCAAATTCATTTGAGCTGAAAGTTTATAAACCACAACATACAGACTACTTTGATGAAAATGAACACAAATACAATAATATTTTGAAACACAAAAACTAA
- a CDS encoding TonB-dependent receptor gives MKITKMILVYMILFLISMNFSVYGQQSGKVRGKVFDKGTREVLPGANILLEGTSFGAATSQDGEFYIPSVPPGNYNMIVKYIGYKDKIIPITVRPRMTVEVDVELEYVALETGEIIITAQAEGQMEAINQQLSSNTIKNIVSSDRIKDIPDVNAAESVARLPGISLIRSGGEGQKVTIRGLSPKYNVMMVNGVRMQSTDRDDRSVDLNMIAPNILSGIEVTKVLTADMDADAVGGVVNLRISKAREGLHSNFSIQDSYASLANTQPFGNYRITGLVSNRYFDGKLGVQISGYLDKFNRNSDELTASYFTNEEDVRINGMLPTYLASVTINDLVRDRRRAGGSLVFDYQFSSGSLILNNFIGSLNEHQIEQQNYYSTDYDWRGFAAEREFTNTVISNALQGEFEILHNVKMDFSISNSITKQRNPGDLRMDVRTRSGGVQGWTSPVTNQRNMTPSTFLNSVTVLEKDKIVTGTSTLMRDVDESAQSALMNFNVPFNFTKYLSGNLKFGGKYERNTRANDETMWYIDTDRGGLAGDFNTLLRDSIWKDLGITKQDNGLRAALFADPDYDIGSFLSGKEGVGANVFYNKISIWKMHHMEELAKQYGYYLPSPLESTQYDYNYVRNFGAFYIMAEFNLGRYVTFLPGIRFEKFGFDYEADSTYVFGRLTTPGEYYYDHKKVRWDSTKGENWFPQIQLRIKPTNWLDIRLASTKSIIYPDYRAVSPYLYVDTYSAPTLSLGNPYLKPALTQNYDVYASIYENHIGLFTAGFFYKEIDNLIVPIRYYTKDASKINYRYKLTQAMYTTINTWTNLKETSYVRGIELDWQTNFWYLPSFLHGIVLNINYTHINSITRYPYFKSVAIGTGPFKKYNYIDTTRTGRLVNQPNDILNLTIGFDIGGFSARLSFLYQDNVLRSADPVYQELDSYTAAYKRWDFTAYQKLPWLKGLQLFLNINNITNTPDRRYSSVLKKLSGVEYYGTTADLGIRYSF, from the coding sequence ATGAAAATAACTAAAATGATTTTGGTCTACATGATTTTGTTTCTTATATCAATGAATTTTAGTGTTTATGGACAGCAATCTGGCAAAGTAAGAGGCAAAGTTTTTGACAAAGGTACTCGGGAAGTATTACCCGGAGCTAATATATTGCTTGAAGGAACTAGTTTCGGTGCAGCAACATCGCAGGATGGTGAGTTTTATATTCCAAGTGTTCCGCCGGGCAATTATAATATGATTGTAAAATATATTGGTTACAAAGATAAAATTATTCCTATAACAGTTAGACCAAGAATGACTGTTGAAGTTGATGTAGAGCTTGAATATGTAGCATTGGAAACTGGAGAAATAATTATAACTGCACAGGCAGAAGGACAAATGGAAGCCATTAACCAGCAATTATCTTCAAATACAATAAAGAATATTGTATCGTCAGATAGAATAAAAGATATTCCAGATGTTAATGCTGCAGAATCTGTAGCCAGACTTCCTGGAATCTCTCTGATTAGAAGTGGTGGTGAAGGACAAAAAGTAACAATACGTGGCCTTTCTCCTAAATATAATGTAATGATGGTTAATGGTGTTCGAATGCAATCAACAGACCGTGACGATCGAAGTGTTGACTTAAACATGATTGCACCTAATATACTCTCTGGTATTGAAGTAACAAAAGTATTAACTGCAGATATGGATGCAGATGCTGTTGGTGGAGTTGTAAATCTCAGAATTAGTAAAGCCAGAGAAGGACTGCATAGTAATTTTTCTATCCAGGATAGTTATGCATCATTGGCTAATACTCAACCTTTTGGAAATTATAGAATTACAGGTCTTGTTAGTAATCGTTATTTTGATGGAAAGTTAGGAGTTCAAATTTCTGGTTATCTGGATAAATTCAATAGAAATTCTGATGAGTTAACTGCTTCTTATTTTACAAACGAAGAAGATGTAAGAATAAATGGGATGCTTCCTACATATCTGGCAAGTGTTACAATAAATGATCTCGTAAGAGATAGAAGAAGAGCAGGTGGTAGTCTTGTGTTTGACTATCAATTTTCCAGTGGTTCATTAATTCTTAATAATTTTATTGGAAGTCTAAATGAACATCAAATTGAACAGCAAAATTATTATTCTACTGATTATGACTGGAGAGGATTTGCAGCAGAAAGAGAATTTACAAATACAGTGATTAGTAACGCATTACAGGGTGAATTTGAAATCTTACATAATGTTAAAATGGATTTTTCAATTTCAAATTCAATTACCAAACAACGTAATCCTGGTGACTTAAGAATGGACGTAAGAACAAGATCAGGTGGTGTACAGGGATGGACTAGTCCAGTTACCAATCAAAGAAATATGACACCAAGTACATTCTTAAATTCAGTTACAGTATTAGAAAAAGATAAAATTGTAACTGGTACATCTACACTTATGAGAGATGTAGATGAATCAGCACAATCAGCATTAATGAATTTTAATGTACCTTTTAACTTTACGAAATATCTTTCAGGAAATTTAAAATTTGGTGGTAAGTATGAACGTAATACAAGAGCTAATGATGAAACCATGTGGTATATAGATACTGATAGAGGTGGACTTGCAGGGGATTTTAACACGCTTTTAAGAGATTCAATATGGAAGGATCTTGGAATTACTAAGCAAGATAATGGATTAAGAGCTGCTTTATTTGCTGATCCCGATTATGATATTGGTAGTTTTCTCTCAGGTAAAGAAGGAGTGGGGGCTAATGTATTCTATAATAAAATATCTATCTGGAAAATGCATCATATGGAAGAGTTAGCAAAACAATATGGATATTATCTTCCTTCTCCACTCGAATCAACTCAATATGACTATAATTATGTAAGAAATTTTGGTGCTTTTTATATTATGGCTGAATTTAATTTAGGTAGGTATGTAACATTTTTGCCAGGAATTAGATTTGAAAAATTTGGATTCGATTACGAAGCTGATTCTACTTATGTTTTTGGAAGATTAACAACTCCAGGTGAATATTATTATGATCATAAAAAAGTTCGCTGGGATTCAACAAAAGGTGAAAATTGGTTCCCTCAGATTCAATTGCGTATTAAACCAACAAATTGGTTAGACATTCGTTTAGCAAGTACAAAGAGTATAATTTATCCAGACTATCGTGCTGTTTCACCATATCTTTATGTTGATACTTATAGTGCTCCTACATTAAGTCTGGGCAATCCTTACTTAAAACCTGCTCTAACTCAAAATTATGATGTTTATGCTTCAATTTATGAAAACCATATTGGGCTATTTACAGCTGGATTCTTTTATAAAGAAATAGACAATTTAATTGTACCTATAAGATATTATACTAAAGATGCATCTAAAATTAATTATCGATACAAATTAACTCAGGCAATGTATACAACAATAAATACTTGGACTAATCTAAAGGAAACCTCTTATGTTAGAGGAATTGAGTTAGATTGGCAAACTAACTTTTGGTACTTACCATCTTTCCTTCATGGTATTGTACTTAATATTAATTATACTCACATAAATTCTATTACACGTTATCCATATTTCAAAAGTGTGGCAATTGGAACAGGTCCTTTTAAAAAGTATAATTATATAGATACAACCAGAACTGGTAGATTAGTAAATCAACCAAATGATATTTTGAATTTAACAATAGGTTTTGATATAGGTGGTTTCTCTGCACGTTTATCTTTCTTATATCAGGATAATGTTTTAAGAAGTGCAGACCCGGTTTATCAAGAACTCGATTCATATACTGCTGCATATAAAAGGTGGGACTTTACAGCTTATCAAAAACTTCCATGGCTTAAAGGCCTTCAATTATTCCTTAATATAAATAATATTACAAACACACCGGATCGTCGTTATAGTAGTGTACTTAAAAAATTATCTGGTGTTGAGTACTATGGCACTACCGCAGATCTTGGTATACGCTATTCATTTTAA
- a CDS encoding T9SS type A sorting domain-containing protein, producing MKHAILLAAFFMVLAPIIWAQEMVLDPNQYVNAQIAADTLPDGSQAHKVYKVESGKFYAFDGSLEVDFDLVIEGPYNGWILNDPNPPVFLQTPSSSGAARDMFNLRAGGSITLKNILLSGLHGNDVNISSFVRNYGGYKIVWDNCAFTDYVDHCSRTTAPTEEITITNCVFINGVRRSSSPFGGMPIRIDAACKKFTFENNTSVNQAREFGNGGNFFTSKMYVLHNTYVNMQINAHELHWYEAIQANNIFYNWSWRGRMPNTNGYESYFTTWEYFSQVKEKLDSISLYHGFNAMYLDPRFLEFYKTRFADTLKQCLLWNLDVDSTILADNNFRIGKNYWQIDPKFIQPPNNLDSMLAWLEYHWFKGPVYRDWRIDPPVIYDANGQPILRWPPKFNLKYTNDTLLTGGTDGLPLGDLNWFPDKKAIYLANREQIIAALRDSMTNAKYVYIPGDSASALITWKNYTSVEAYNSGVPTQYYLSNNYPNPFNPTTKFEFGLPEQSTVTITIYNILGQKILETTEKNLAAGVYSFDFDASNLSSGIYIYNIKAAGVNGKNYVASKKMILMK from the coding sequence ATGAAACATGCAATACTCTTAGCAGCATTTTTTATGGTGTTAGCACCCATTATTTGGGCTCAAGAGATGGTACTTGACCCAAATCAATATGTTAATGCACAAATAGCTGCAGATACCTTACCGGATGGTTCACAAGCACATAAAGTTTACAAAGTAGAAAGTGGTAAATTTTATGCTTTTGATGGTTCTCTTGAAGTTGATTTCGATTTAGTAATCGAAGGACCTTACAATGGCTGGATTCTTAATGATCCCAATCCACCTGTATTTTTACAAACCCCTTCAAGTTCAGGTGCTGCAAGAGATATGTTCAATCTTAGGGCTGGAGGAAGTATAACTCTTAAAAATATTCTTCTAAGTGGACTTCATGGAAATGATGTTAATATTTCATCGTTTGTACGTAATTATGGTGGTTATAAAATAGTCTGGGATAATTGTGCTTTTACTGATTATGTAGACCATTGCAGTAGAACAACTGCTCCAACCGAAGAAATCACAATTACAAACTGTGTGTTTATCAATGGTGTTAGAAGAAGTAGCTCTCCTTTTGGTGGAATGCCAATACGAATAGATGCTGCATGCAAAAAATTTACTTTTGAGAATAACACTTCTGTTAATCAAGCCAGAGAATTTGGTAATGGTGGAAATTTCTTTACATCAAAAATGTATGTACTACACAATACTTATGTAAATATGCAAATTAATGCTCATGAACTACACTGGTATGAAGCTATACAGGCAAATAATATATTCTATAACTGGAGCTGGCGAGGTCGTATGCCAAACACGAATGGCTATGAGAGTTATTTTACTACATGGGAATATTTTTCACAAGTAAAGGAAAAACTCGATTCAATTTCTTTGTATCATGGTTTTAATGCAATGTATTTAGACCCAAGATTCCTGGAATTTTATAAAACAAGATTTGCCGATACATTAAAACAATGTTTATTGTGGAATCTGGATGTCGACTCAACAATATTAGCAGATAATAATTTTAGAATTGGTAAAAACTATTGGCAAATCGATCCTAAATTTATTCAACCACCAAATAACTTGGATAGTATGTTAGCATGGCTCGAATATCATTGGTTTAAAGGTCCAGTTTACCGTGATTGGCGTATAGATCCACCCGTAATTTATGATGCAAATGGACAACCAATTTTACGCTGGCCTCCAAAATTTAATTTGAAATATACTAATGATACTTTATTAACAGGCGGTACAGATGGATTGCCACTTGGTGATTTAAACTGGTTCCCGGATAAAAAAGCTATTTACCTTGCCAATAGAGAACAAATCATTGCAGCATTACGAGATTCAATGACTAATGCTAAGTATGTTTATATCCCGGGTGATAGTGCATCAGCATTGATTACCTGGAAAAACTATACCTCTGTTGAAGCTTATAATTCTGGAGTTCCAACTCAATATTACTTGAGTAATAATTATCCTAACCCATTTAACCCAACTACAAAATTTGAATTTGGTTTACCTGAACAGTCAACGGTTACAATTACTATTTATAATATATTGGGACAAAAAATTTTAGAAACAACCGAAAAGAATCTGGCTGCAGGAGTTTATTCATTTGATTTTGATGCTTCTAACTTAAGCAGCGGAATTTATATTTATAACATTAAAGCAGCTGGTGTAAACGGGAAAAATTATGTTGCTTCTAAAAAGATGATTTTAATGAAATAA
- a CDS encoding alpha/beta hydrolase → MPNSKGITIKDSIANERIYKVGTPGIYEFKVPASVNKQAAVLIIPGGGYVRLAYEVGGFQLAKWLNTLGINAFVLIHRLPQSPDVIESFKAPLQDAQRAIRFIRAHANEYNIDTNKIGVMGGSAGGHLAACISTIKDDWSKGNDSLDAYSFRPNFTILISPVITMELPYAHKGSRDNLLGDNPSESLVKKFSCEQQVDSTTPPAFLVHAMDDSGVNCLNSIFYFTALKKNGKENKSSLHIYSGGKHNIGLRDNPPSTNTWSTLAELWLKEISIIP, encoded by the coding sequence ATGCCTAATAGTAAAGGTATTACAATCAAAGATAGTATTGCAAATGAACGTATTTACAAAGTTGGAACACCGGGTATTTATGAATTTAAGGTACCAGCTTCTGTTAATAAACAGGCTGCAGTTCTTATTATACCAGGAGGTGGATATGTTAGATTAGCTTATGAAGTTGGTGGATTTCAACTGGCTAAATGGCTTAATACATTAGGGATAAATGCTTTTGTATTAATTCATAGACTACCACAATCACCTGATGTAATAGAAAGTTTTAAAGCACCATTACAGGATGCGCAAAGAGCAATTAGATTTATTCGTGCTCATGCAAATGAATATAATATTGATACTAATAAAATAGGTGTAATGGGAGGTTCTGCGGGTGGACATTTAGCTGCCTGTATTTCTACTATTAAGGACGATTGGTCAAAAGGGAATGACTCTCTTGATGCATATTCTTTTAGACCGAACTTTACAATTTTAATTTCTCCTGTAATTACTATGGAATTACCATATGCACATAAAGGGAGTAGAGATAATTTACTGGGTGACAATCCATCCGAATCATTAGTAAAAAAATTTTCATGCGAACAACAAGTTGATTCAACAACACCACCTGCTTTTCTTGTTCATGCTATGGATGATTCTGGAGTCAATTGCTTAAATAGTATTTTTTATTTCACTGCTTTAAAGAAAAATGGAAAAGAAAATAAATCTTCTCTTCATATATATTCCGGGGGTAAACATAATATTGGCTTAAGAGATAATCCTCCTTCTACAAATACATGGAGTACATTAGCAGAATTGTGGCTTAAAGAAATTTCAATCATACCCTGA
- a CDS encoding T9SS type A sorting domain-containing protein codes for MKRAMILFIAIIILFGNKSWSQIQQIERLNRGLVAVPAKQKGIFLSWRLLVSDQSNVKFNVYRNNAKINDEPILNSTNYIDTAGTLNDKYFVVPIVNGVELQASEEVTPWAQIYKTIPLQRPAGGQTPDGVSYTYSPNDASAADLDGDGEYEIVLKWDPSNSKDNSQSGYTGNVYLDGLELDGTLLWRIDLGKNIRAGAHYTQFMVYDLDGDGRAEVICKTADGTVDGKGNVIGNANADYRNSSGYILSGPEYLTVFDGLTGEALFTTDYLPPRGNVSAWGDSYGNRVDRFLACVAYLDGEHPSVVMCRGYYTRTVLVAWDWKDNQLKLRWIFDTDKGYSDYTGQGNHNLSVADLDGDGKDEIVYGAMAVDDDGKGLWNSKLGHGDALHVSDIDPDRPGLEVWGIHEKAAVGSALLDGKTGEVIWGTGPGDVGRGVAANLVDDYEGMECWGGTDGLRSAKNVRVGPNPPSSNFVIWWDGDPERELLDNIYIQKYNGSTNPILLSAQGCASNNGTKATPTLQADLFGDWREEVIWRTSDNSSLRIYTTNIETPYRLITLMQDRQYRLAIAWQNVGYNQPPHPRFFIGKNTFIPDSLKPPATPKNLRGTFSGDTVIIQWDANTETDLAGYILYRGTSQNNFTDSINVGNNTSYIDTNVSLDVTYYYAVVAYDIDGNKSDLSNIIEITPTVRPEPPANISYRYDSNSIFLIWDIKNNENIIKTNIYRSEKEDMSSAQIFSVDKTLNTFIDKNLTTGKTYYYTLTVTDTRQVESLHSKVLSITPNNSFTFQAEDANIIGTVFLDNNHIGFNGTGFTNFDANNSAVEFTYMPGFGGGQKMLYYRYALGNVDRTGSLIVNGESKSLTMKGTGAWTNYVIDSVVVSLNEGFNNTIRFSATGSDFGNLDEITISSKSVTAIETLINLPTEYQLYQNYPNPFNPSTIIQYELPEASSVTLTIYNSLGQEIIKLVNNEFQSAGFYSVKWNAKDMNGKSVASGIYFYSLKAGNNILIKKMILLR; via the coding sequence ATGAAACGAGCAATGATATTATTTATAGCTATCATTATTTTATTTGGAAATAAAAGCTGGTCTCAAATTCAACAAATTGAAAGATTAAATAGAGGGTTAGTTGCAGTTCCTGCAAAACAGAAAGGAATATTTTTAAGCTGGCGCTTGCTTGTATCTGATCAATCTAATGTGAAGTTTAATGTTTATCGTAATAATGCAAAAATAAATGATGAACCAATTCTAAATTCAACTAATTATATTGATACTGCAGGAACATTAAATGATAAATATTTTGTTGTCCCAATTGTAAATGGTGTTGAACTACAGGCTTCTGAAGAAGTTACTCCCTGGGCACAAATTTATAAAACTATTCCATTACAAAGACCTGCAGGAGGACAAACTCCCGATGGAGTTAGTTATACTTATAGTCCAAATGATGCAAGTGCAGCTGATTTAGATGGTGATGGTGAATATGAAATTGTTCTCAAATGGGATCCTTCGAACTCGAAAGATAATTCACAAAGTGGTTATACTGGTAATGTATATCTTGATGGTCTTGAGCTTGATGGTACATTGCTTTGGCGAATTGATTTAGGTAAGAATATTAGAGCTGGTGCTCACTATACACAATTTATGGTTTATGATCTGGATGGAGATGGACGTGCTGAAGTTATTTGTAAAACAGCAGATGGAACTGTTGATGGTAAAGGTAACGTGATTGGCAATGCTAATGCAGATTATAGAAACTCAAGTGGATATATTCTTTCAGGTCCAGAATATTTGACAGTTTTTGATGGATTAACAGGAGAAGCTTTATTTACAACAGATTACTTACCACCACGTGGTAATGTTAGTGCATGGGGCGATTCTTATGGTAATAGGGTAGATCGTTTTTTAGCATGTGTTGCTTACCTTGATGGTGAACATCCAAGTGTTGTTATGTGTCGTGGCTATTACACAAGAACTGTTCTTGTTGCCTGGGATTGGAAAGATAATCAATTAAAATTAAGATGGATATTTGATACAGACAAAGGATATTCTGATTATACTGGTCAGGGAAATCATAATTTAAGTGTAGCTGATCTTGATGGCGATGGTAAAGATGAAATTGTTTATGGTGCAATGGCAGTAGATGATGATGGCAAGGGTCTATGGAACTCTAAGTTAGGTCATGGTGATGCGTTACATGTATCCGATATTGATCCTGATCGTCCTGGATTGGAAGTCTGGGGCATACATGAAAAAGCTGCAGTAGGTTCAGCCTTATTGGACGGAAAAACTGGTGAGGTTATCTGGGGAACTGGACCCGGAGATGTTGGACGTGGTGTTGCAGCTAATCTTGTTGATGATTATGAAGGTATGGAATGCTGGGGTGGAACTGATGGTTTACGAAGTGCTAAAAATGTAAGAGTTGGTCCTAATCCTCCTTCTTCAAATTTTGTAATCTGGTGGGATGGCGATCCCGAAAGAGAATTATTAGATAATATTTATATTCAAAAATATAATGGTAGTACTAATCCAATTTTATTATCAGCACAAGGGTGTGCATCTAATAATGGAACTAAAGCAACTCCTACTTTACAGGCTGATTTATTTGGAGACTGGAGAGAAGAAGTAATCTGGCGAACAAGTGATAATTCTTCACTCAGAATTTATACAACAAATATTGAAACTCCATATCGTTTAATCACTCTTATGCAGGATAGACAATATCGTCTTGCTATTGCATGGCAGAATGTTGGATATAATCAACCACCTCATCCAAGATTTTTTATTGGTAAAAATACATTTATTCCTGATAGTCTCAAACCACCAGCAACTCCAAAGAACCTTAGAGGAACTTTTTCAGGAGATACTGTGATTATTCAATGGGATGCAAATACTGAAACAGATTTAGCTGGTTATATTCTTTATCGTGGAACTTCTCAAAATAATTTTACTGATTCTATTAATGTTGGAAATAATACTTCTTATATCGACACAAATGTTTCACTTGATGTAACTTACTATTATGCTGTAGTTGCTTATGACATTGATGGTAACAAATCTGATTTATCGAATATAATTGAAATAACTCCAACAGTTAGACCTGAGCCACCTGCTAATATTTCTTATCGATATGATTCGAATTCGATATTTTTAATCTGGGATATCAAGAATAACGAGAATATTATAAAGACCAATATATATCGTTCTGAAAAGGAAGATATGTCTTCAGCTCAAATTTTTTCTGTGGATAAAACTCTCAATACATTTATAGATAAGAATCTAACTACTGGAAAAACTTATTATTATACACTTACTGTTACAGACACTAGACAGGTAGAATCTCTACATTCAAAAGTTTTGAGTATTACACCAAACAATTCTTTCACATTTCAGGCTGAAGATGCTAACATAATCGGGACAGTTTTTCTTGATAATAATCATATAGGTTTTAATGGTACTGGATTTACAAATTTTGATGCTAACAATAGTGCAGTTGAATTTACTTATATGCCAGGTTTTGGTGGTGGGCAAAAAATGCTTTACTACAGATATGCTCTTGGTAATGTTGATAGAACTGGTAGTTTAATTGTTAATGGAGAGTCTAAGAGTTTAACCATGAAAGGAACTGGTGCATGGACTAATTATGTAATTGACAGTGTTGTTGTAAGTCTTAATGAAGGATTTAATAACACTATTCGTTTTTCTGCAACTGGTTCAGATTTTGGTAATCTTGATGAAATTACTATTTCATCTAAATCAGTAACAGCTATTGAGACTTTAATAAATTTACCTACTGAATATCAACTTTATCAAAATTATCCGAACCCATTTAATCCTTCTACAATTATTCAATATGAATTACCTGAAGCATCGAGTGTAACATTGACGATTTATAATTCTCTTGGTCAGGAAATAATTAAATTAGTTAATAACGAATTTCAATCAGCAGGTTTCTATTCAGTAAAGTGGAATGCTAAGGATATGAATGGGAAATCAGTTGCTTCTGGAATCTATTTTTATAGTTTGAAAGCTGGTAATAATATTTTGATTAAGAAAATGATATTACTCAGATAA